In the Flavobacterium pallidum genome, one interval contains:
- a CDS encoding MarC family NAAT transporter, whose protein sequence is MELFIYLFAALFSVLNPIGTVPIFVGLTQDDDKKERSRISLWTAIDVFIILIISYFIGQYVLTFFGISIEALRIAGGLIIVSSGFSLLTGKFSKTREINKEVASDVQKRNDIALTPLAIPMLAGPGSISLLIAFYQEHHKTEEMLIAVLSILAVAFVIFLILRSGHYLAKILGASGIVAISRIVGFIVIAIGIQYIVSSIVSIIRGNFL, encoded by the coding sequence ATGGAGTTATTTATTTACTTATTTGCCGCACTTTTTTCAGTCCTGAATCCCATTGGTACCGTCCCGATATTTGTAGGGCTGACGCAGGATGATGATAAAAAGGAGCGTTCGCGGATTTCACTCTGGACTGCCATCGATGTATTCATTATCCTGATCATTTCGTATTTTATCGGACAGTATGTACTGACGTTTTTCGGGATCAGTATCGAGGCGTTACGGATTGCCGGCGGATTGATTATCGTAAGTTCGGGATTTTCACTGCTTACGGGAAAATTCAGTAAAACCCGCGAAATCAATAAAGAAGTGGCAAGTGATGTCCAGAAACGAAATGACATTGCATTAACGCCCTTAGCCATCCCGATGCTCGCCGGTCCGGGCTCCATTTCATTGTTGATTGCATTTTACCAGGAGCATCATAAAACCGAAGAAATGCTGATTGCGGTGTTGTCGATATTGGCTGTGGCTTTTGTGATTTTCCTGATTTTGAGAAGCGGCCATTACCTGGCCAAAATCCTGGGCGCTTCAGGGATTGTCGCGATTTCAAGGATTGTAGGTTTTATTGTGATTGCGATCGGGATCCAATATATCGTAAGTTCCATCGTAAGCATCATACGCGGAAATTTCCTTTAA
- a CDS encoding DoxX family membrane protein produces the protein MKVKNIIRILFNLILGGMLAYGGIMKFDKPMPSPTEIVEKVKKGEEVAPNTAVLQIKNYIFGMKQTGFFWEFLGVVELAAGVLLISQVFSGIGALVALPVILNIFLFHLFLEFEETGELLQTGGLLLINLILIGFTYKTWKPLLYDKKILSLG, from the coding sequence ATGAAAGTAAAAAACATCATCAGGATACTTTTCAATCTGATCCTTGGCGGCATGCTGGCCTATGGCGGTATCATGAAATTTGACAAGCCCATGCCATCGCCAACAGAAATTGTTGAAAAAGTGAAAAAAGGGGAGGAAGTAGCGCCGAATACAGCAGTCCTTCAAATCAAGAATTACATCTTCGGGATGAAGCAAACCGGATTTTTCTGGGAATTCCTAGGCGTTGTGGAACTGGCTGCCGGCGTATTGCTGATCAGTCAGGTGTTTTCCGGAATCGGGGCATTGGTTGCGTTACCGGTCATCTTAAATATTTTCCTGTTCCACCTGTTTCTTGAATTTGAAGAAACCGGCGAACTGCTTCAAACCGGCGGGTTGCTATTGATCAACCTGATTTTGATCGGGTTTACATACAAAACATGGAAACCGTTGTTGTATGATAAGAAAATCCTAAGCTTAGGATAG
- a CDS encoding HmuY family protein: MKNKLILFLSCVTLAFTACNDDDSKNAADVSVAFSVPSMNLSAAATPVAIVFSDAAPAAGTVTLTFDANAVTYGTDFSTLPAADGNTVVVPFEAGATTVHFTFNKLIDAIEGQVKNVAFTVTAVSFGGTISANDSIQLNFNETASLGSALAAETGGPTQPNQVYIDLSSGTMTMAKRVSWDLGFYSGTDFRVVLNSSLKMAAKKLETTNIDEVQAADETMIIAQGQGIASQVDNPTGVFDNDASTHDTAIDAISANDADNKVYLVNMGSNPAANAPAIGADGSGSGSLRGWMKIRVLRNGNDYKIQYADIASITHQEVTISKDTAYNFTFFSLTTKNVVPVEPQKTQWDLNFTTFTNLLGGTTPYYFPDFVVTNLKGGAKAYMVSITDTVTYDSFTKANVVQDNFTDNQTNIGSNWRSTSVNGPNGPVSQFVLKTDRFFVIKDPAGNIYKLKFTGGANTAGERGYPTFQYALLQ, translated from the coding sequence ATGAAAAACAAGTTAATTTTATTCCTTTCCTGTGTAACGCTTGCCTTTACGGCCTGCAACGACGATGATAGCAAGAATGCTGCTGATGTTTCCGTAGCCTTTTCCGTGCCGTCGATGAATCTATCCGCTGCTGCCACGCCTGTTGCGATTGTTTTCTCGGATGCTGCGCCTGCAGCCGGTACTGTGACACTGACTTTCGATGCCAACGCCGTAACATACGGTACGGATTTCTCCACACTTCCCGCTGCTGACGGCAATACCGTCGTCGTTCCTTTCGAAGCCGGTGCAACAACAGTTCACTTCACCTTCAACAAACTGATTGACGCGATTGAAGGCCAGGTAAAGAATGTAGCATTTACAGTAACTGCAGTTTCTTTTGGCGGAACCATTTCGGCTAATGATTCTATTCAGCTTAACTTTAACGAAACCGCCTCTTTGGGTTCGGCTTTAGCCGCTGAAACTGGCGGCCCGACACAACCAAACCAGGTGTATATCGATTTGAGCAGCGGCACCATGACGATGGCAAAAAGGGTTTCCTGGGATTTGGGATTTTATTCCGGGACTGATTTTCGTGTGGTGTTGAACAGTTCCTTGAAAATGGCTGCAAAAAAACTCGAAACTACCAATATCGATGAAGTGCAGGCAGCTGACGAAACGATGATTATTGCACAAGGGCAAGGCATTGCCAGCCAGGTTGACAACCCGACAGGCGTTTTCGACAACGATGCCAGTACACACGACACGGCAATCGATGCTATTTCTGCAAACGATGCCGACAATAAAGTCTACCTTGTCAATATGGGAAGCAATCCTGCTGCGAATGCGCCAGCCATCGGTGCGGACGGTTCAGGTTCAGGATCATTGAGGGGCTGGATGAAAATCCGTGTTTTAAGGAACGGGAATGATTATAAGATTCAATATGCTGATATTGCATCCATTACGCATCAGGAAGTTACCATATCGAAAGATACGGCTTATAACTTTACATTTTTCAGTTTAACCACAAAAAATGTAGTACCGGTGGAACCTCAAAAAACACAATGGGATTTAAACTTTACCACCTTTACGAATTTATTGGGCGGAACCACACCGTATTATTTTCCTGATTTCGTTGTAACCAATTTAAAAGGCGGTGCCAAAGCGTATATGGTTTCGATTACTGATACAGTGACTTATGACAGTTTTACGAAAGCCAACGTAGTACAGGATAACTTTACCGACAACCAAACCAATATTGGGTCAAACTGGAGAAGCACGAGCGTAAACGGCCCGAATGGTCCTGTTTCACAATTTGTTTTAAAGACCGACCGCTTTTTTGTCATTAAAGATCCTGCAGGAAATATCTATAAGCTGAAATTTACCGGTGGTGCTAATACTGCCGGAGAACGCGGTTACCCAACATTCCAATACGCTTTATTGCAATAA
- a CDS encoding TonB-dependent receptor plug domain-containing protein — protein MKPNLSITILLFLTLSVSAQEKTGDSLKTAALQEVVITGQFEPQALKKSVYNVRVITKDDIKQLAANNLSDVLNQYLNISIRTSGSDGRSQVSMFGLDAQYFKILVDNIPLVSDTGLGNNIDLTQVNLDDVEQIEIIEGSMAVTHGANAVTGVLNIITKKKSAQDWEVSATAQEETVSDEFAFFDKGRHIQSFKISHNFNSNWFVSTGFNRNDFAGYYANSKGKDYSVNDGLRGHVWLPKEQLATNILIGYRKNDFRFFYKFDYFGENVDFYNPIVIPQDNYPFPETYYTNDRRYISNRFYHHLNAYGKLFFALSYNVSVSHQRQQRDFERFNYQLETQQESANKRENYQSKEVFYSTGTLSNFFKNKSFDLQLGYEAVSENGFYDSSAGIFKDDNQQLTNIRKRLENYDFFASAEINMTAAFSIRPGLRYSFQSKFDDQYAASLGLRYLFAKGIEARISIGKSYRTPNFDELYTYFVDSNHNLQGNENLSPETGMSYEASVKKNTFFESGTKISNTLAVTLLDVDDRISLVLDQITPAQRYKYLNIDSYKMWNIATTNQFSYKNWNTSLGLALVGISQKIDLAALNTTSDDRFLYTLQINSSVSYNIPKWNVLLAIYCKYNGRQQQYVSATDINNNATFLLSEIDAYSWMDTSVRKDFLSKKLEVTLGARNLFDVKTVRMTTGTTGIHAAGSDMLLGYGRSAFLKLTYNLNFNK, from the coding sequence ATGAAGCCAAACCTATCTATAACGATTCTTCTTTTCCTCACACTTTCTGTTTCAGCGCAGGAAAAAACTGGCGATTCTCTCAAAACGGCTGCGCTTCAGGAAGTCGTCATCACAGGACAATTTGAACCACAGGCCTTAAAAAAATCGGTTTATAATGTAAGGGTTATTACGAAAGACGATATCAAGCAACTCGCCGCCAACAACCTTAGCGATGTATTGAATCAGTATTTGAATATCTCCATCCGGACCAGTGGCAGCGATGGGCGTTCACAGGTTTCTATGTTTGGTCTCGACGCGCAATATTTCAAGATCCTGGTTGATAATATTCCCCTCGTAAGCGACACCGGCTTAGGAAACAACATCGATTTGACGCAGGTGAATCTTGACGATGTCGAACAGATTGAAATCATCGAAGGTTCCATGGCTGTCACGCACGGCGCCAATGCTGTTACCGGGGTTTTAAACATCATCACCAAAAAGAAATCGGCGCAGGATTGGGAAGTTTCAGCAACCGCGCAGGAAGAAACGGTTTCGGATGAGTTCGCTTTTTTTGACAAAGGAAGGCACATACAATCCTTTAAGATATCGCATAATTTCAACAGCAATTGGTTCGTCTCCACTGGCTTCAACCGCAATGATTTTGCTGGTTATTATGCCAACAGCAAAGGGAAGGATTACAGCGTCAACGACGGTTTGCGTGGCCATGTCTGGCTCCCGAAAGAGCAACTTGCTACGAATATTTTAATCGGTTACCGCAAAAACGATTTCCGCTTTTTTTACAAGTTCGATTATTTCGGGGAAAACGTCGATTTTTACAATCCCATCGTCATCCCGCAGGACAATTACCCTTTCCCGGAAACCTATTACACAAATGACCGCAGGTACATTTCGAATCGTTTTTACCATCATTTGAACGCTTACGGAAAGCTTTTTTTCGCACTTTCCTATAATGTTTCGGTGTCGCACCAGAGGCAGCAACGCGATTTCGAGCGTTTCAATTATCAATTGGAAACCCAGCAGGAATCGGCAAACAAAAGGGAAAATTACCAATCAAAAGAGGTGTTCTATTCGACCGGAACCTTAAGCAATTTCTTCAAAAACAAATCTTTCGACCTGCAGTTGGGTTATGAAGCCGTCAGTGAAAATGGCTTTTATGACTCGAGCGCCGGAATTTTCAAGGACGACAACCAGCAATTGACGAACATCCGGAAGCGGTTGGAGAATTATGATTTTTTCGCTTCCGCAGAAATCAATATGACGGCTGCATTCTCAATCCGCCCAGGACTGCGGTATTCGTTCCAGTCGAAATTTGACGACCAATATGCCGCCTCTCTCGGATTGCGTTACCTTTTCGCGAAAGGGATTGAAGCAAGGATTTCTATCGGAAAGTCCTACCGTACGCCGAATTTTGATGAATTGTATACTTATTTCGTCGATTCGAACCACAATTTGCAGGGCAATGAAAACCTGTCTCCGGAAACGGGAATGTCTTATGAGGCAAGTGTAAAAAAGAACACTTTTTTTGAATCGGGTACGAAAATTTCCAATACGCTGGCGGTGACTTTACTCGATGTAGATGACCGCATCAGTCTTGTGCTGGACCAGATTACACCTGCGCAGCGCTATAAATACCTGAATATCGACAGTTATAAAATGTGGAATATTGCTACGACAAACCAATTTTCGTATAAAAACTGGAACACCAGTTTAGGGCTTGCACTGGTGGGGATTTCCCAGAAAATAGATTTGGCGGCATTGAACACCACTTCTGACGACCGTTTCCTGTATACGCTGCAAATCAATTCAAGTGTTTCTTACAACATCCCGAAATGGAATGTGCTTTTAGCCATTTATTGCAAATACAACGGCAGGCAGCAGCAATATGTTTCGGCAACCGATATAAACAATAACGCGACTTTCCTGCTTTCAGAAATCGATGCCTACAGCTGGATGGACACTTCGGTGAGAAAAGATTTTTTGAGTAAAAAGCTGGAAGTGACCCTCGGTGCGCGAAACCTGTTCGATGTAAAAACCGTCCGTATGACTACCGGAACCACCGGAATCCATGCTGCTGGCTCGGACATGCTGCTGGGCTACGGCCGCTCGGCATTCCTTAAACTTACGTATAACCTAAATTTTAATAAATAA
- a CDS encoding DUF6607 family protein translates to MKSQQPKNQINYKSSIHNWLFLAVATLGFSLANAQENKKAEDIKAIKSMCGCYEVEFNFAETFQYSKDENYKPSKTKLDSGLEWVELAEDQPNKLVLQHLLLVSDSIIIKHWRQDWVYENNDFYTFFKDKTWKYNALPKTAVKGQWTQNVYQVDDSPRYTGTATWIHADGRHYWTDVADAPLPRREYTIRNDYNVLKRTNTHEITKEGWIHDQDNEKIIRDDTGKDVLVAKEKGYDVYRKVADSKCQAARDYWKKNAALWKNIRTKWQTVYERKKDLNLETKVKDTFLYEQLFELKADAAKADSDKIIDSFVK, encoded by the coding sequence ATGAAATCACAACAACCTAAAAATCAAATCAATTACAAATCTTCAATCCACAACTGGCTATTTTTGGCTGTGGCAACTCTTGGATTTTCGCTTGCAAATGCCCAGGAAAACAAAAAAGCAGAAGACATCAAGGCAATCAAATCGATGTGTGGCTGCTATGAAGTAGAATTCAATTTTGCTGAAACATTTCAGTATTCCAAGGACGAAAATTATAAGCCCTCAAAAACAAAACTTGATTCCGGTTTAGAATGGGTCGAACTGGCGGAAGACCAACCGAATAAATTGGTGTTGCAGCATTTATTATTGGTTTCAGATTCTATTATCATAAAGCATTGGCGCCAGGACTGGGTGTATGAGAACAACGATTTCTACACGTTTTTCAAGGATAAAACCTGGAAGTACAATGCCTTGCCGAAAACAGCCGTAAAAGGGCAATGGACACAAAACGTGTACCAGGTCGACGACAGTCCGCGCTACACCGGAACCGCAACCTGGATCCACGCCGACGGAAGGCATTACTGGACTGACGTAGCTGACGCGCCGTTGCCAAGAAGGGAATATACCATCCGTAACGATTACAATGTCCTGAAAAGGACCAACACCCATGAAATTACGAAAGAAGGCTGGATACACGACCAGGACAATGAGAAGATCATTCGCGACGATACCGGAAAAGATGTGTTGGTCGCTAAGGAAAAAGGATATGACGTGTACCGCAAGGTAGCCGACTCAAAATGCCAGGCTGCGCGTGACTATTGGAAAAAGAATGCCGCGTTATGGAAAAACATACGCACAAAATGGCAAACGGTTTACGAACGCAAAAAGGACCTGAACCTTGAAACCAAAGTAAAAGACACTTTTCTTTACGAGCAATTGTTTGAGCTCAAAGCAGATGCTGCTAAAGCGGACAGCGACAAGATCATTGACAGCTTCGTGAAGTAA
- the ctlX gene encoding citrulline utilization hydrolase CtlX, whose amino-acid sequence MHQSTNTLLMIRPVSFRMNPQTTIDNAFQKGMGGMLPAAINAKAQQEFDALVDVLKKAGVEVIVIDDTEKPDTPDSIFPNNWVSFHENGDVALYPMRAENRRPERREDILDILEGKGFLIENVMDYTDAETDGYFLEGTGSVVLDRVNGKAYCCLSERSNEELFIEFCEDFDLHPVIFEAFHANNNKRKPIYHTNVMLCIGSKFAVIFADAIDDKKERKMVLDSLKDDGKEIIFITESQLDAFAGNMLEVLGSDDKKLVLMSAAAKESLTEDQINKLQKHAEILSSDLKTIEACGGGSVRCMIAEVFLPHTK is encoded by the coding sequence ATGCACCAATCCACCAATACCCTATTGATGATCCGTCCGGTTTCGTTCCGGATGAATCCCCAAACGACCATTGACAATGCTTTTCAGAAAGGTATGGGCGGAATGCTGCCTGCTGCGATCAACGCAAAAGCGCAGCAGGAATTTGATGCCCTGGTTGATGTCCTAAAAAAAGCAGGCGTTGAAGTCATTGTCATCGATGACACCGAAAAACCAGACACCCCGGATTCCATTTTCCCGAACAACTGGGTTTCATTCCACGAGAATGGTGATGTTGCACTATATCCGATGCGCGCTGAAAACCGCCGACCCGAAAGGCGGGAAGACATTCTTGATATCCTTGAAGGGAAAGGATTCCTTATAGAAAATGTAATGGATTATACTGATGCCGAAACTGACGGCTACTTTCTTGAAGGTACCGGAAGTGTGGTGCTGGACCGCGTGAACGGAAAAGCGTATTGCTGCCTGTCTGAGCGCAGCAATGAGGAATTGTTTATTGAGTTCTGCGAGGATTTTGATTTGCATCCTGTTATTTTTGAAGCATTTCATGCAAATAATAACAAAAGGAAACCGATTTACCATACCAATGTCATGTTATGTATCGGTTCAAAATTTGCCGTAATCTTCGCTGATGCCATTGACGATAAAAAAGAACGTAAAATGGTGCTCGACAGCCTTAAAGATGACGGTAAGGAAATTATTTTCATCACAGAAAGCCAACTTGATGCTTTCGCCGGAAATATGCTCGAAGTACTTGGCAGTGATGACAAGAAGCTGGTTCTAATGAGCGCTGCAGCCAAAGAAAGCCTCACAGAGGACCAAATCAATAAACTTCAGAAACATGCTGAAATCTTGAGTTCCGATTTAAAAACAATCGAAGCCTGTGGCGGCGGAAGTGTACGCTGTATGATAGCTGAAGTGTTCTTACCCCATACAAAATAA
- a CDS encoding arginase has protein sequence MHEKITFLLNQSEITAGTRGASLGPDAIMTAARNANSFLFSENEVKRLPNMNHLLDKPAVCPLAKNIEGVISVYNELNKAVPQIISEGAFPFIIAADHGSAGGTIAAIKTAFPEKRLGVLWIDAHADIHTPYTTPTGNMHGMPLAIALHTDNMECKVNDVDAQTISKWEMLKSIGGNHPKVQPEDMMYIAVRDTEEQEDCIIRELNIQNIAVAELRVKGIDEIIAIVNAKFTDCDMVYVSFDVDSMDPELSSHGTGTPVENGLTPEEAKAIMQAMASHTKLVCMEVVEVNPCLDEKKNRMAEIAFDLIASTCDVLKNK, from the coding sequence ATGCACGAGAAAATTACTTTCCTTTTAAACCAATCCGAAATCACCGCTGGCACCCGCGGCGCTTCCTTGGGGCCTGATGCGATTATGACAGCGGCACGTAATGCAAATAGCTTCCTTTTTTCGGAGAATGAAGTGAAACGCCTGCCCAATATGAATCATTTGCTGGACAAGCCTGCCGTTTGCCCTTTAGCAAAGAACATAGAAGGGGTGATCTCTGTTTACAACGAACTGAACAAGGCGGTTCCGCAAATCATCAGCGAAGGGGCTTTTCCTTTCATTATTGCTGCCGACCATGGTTCTGCCGGAGGTACGATTGCCGCCATCAAAACTGCTTTTCCTGAGAAAAGGCTTGGGGTTTTGTGGATTGATGCGCATGCCGATATCCATACGCCTTACACCACGCCAACCGGCAATATGCACGGCATGCCTTTAGCAATAGCATTGCACACAGACAATATGGAATGTAAAGTCAATGATGTGGATGCACAAACCATCTCAAAATGGGAAATGCTAAAATCAATCGGCGGAAATCACCCAAAAGTGCAGCCCGAAGACATGATGTATATTGCTGTGCGGGATACCGAAGAACAAGAAGATTGCATTATCAGGGAACTGAACATCCAAAATATTGCCGTGGCAGAACTCCGCGTAAAAGGCATTGACGAAATTATTGCGATTGTGAATGCAAAATTTACCGACTGTGATATGGTTTATGTATCATTCGATGTGGATTCGATGGATCCAGAGCTGTCATCACACGGTACCGGAACGCCTGTAGAAAACGGATTAACACCAGAGGAAGCCAAAGCAATCATGCAGGCCATGGCATCACACACCAAACTGGTATGTATGGAAGTCGTTGAAGTCAATCCATGCCTGGATGAAAAGAAGAACCGTATGGCGGAGATTGCTTTTGATCTTATTGCATCGACTTGTGATGTTTTAAAAAATAAGTGA
- a CDS encoding T9SS-dependent choice-of-anchor J family protein: protein MKRITLVLLGCLFSGGVFAQFTEDFDADTTLPAGWSVIQGGDAANTWQVTDMMDYIGLDAHSGTNAAIIEYDTDEAHDDYLVTPAITVTAGLNDYFSFWGRSLDPGYPEMVDVLLSTTGANAADFMVTLQANVAPPGGEDYYKFSYDLSDYVGQTVYIAFHSTTTNEFIFEVDDVVSTALPSCLEPTAMTASNITDTSADVSWASAGNNFEIEYGPEGFIQGTGIMATSTTPSVSLSNLDQNTVYDVYVRQNCGANGFSEYALFSFMTIETPAVNDECSGAVELFPGVDFDGGVLDSTNLGATSSSDLPSCQASATRDVWFKVVVPADGNLTLETALATDSENDDTVMIAYTGTCGNLTEIDCNDDNTADNSLFSKLELTGLTAGETIYVAVWQYDSDFFGSTPGAFRMSAYNTPLAVGNQDVNAFKYYPNPVKDKLNLSYDQSITSVAVTNMFGQQVLAKNINASATELDLSALAQGTYVVKVNTADAVKVVKVVKQ, encoded by the coding sequence ATGAAAAGAATTACGCTTGTTTTATTAGGCTGCTTATTTTCAGGTGGTGTGTTTGCACAGTTCACTGAAGATTTTGATGCAGACACTACGCTCCCGGCCGGATGGTCAGTAATACAGGGAGGCGATGCTGCCAATACATGGCAGGTAACCGATATGATGGATTATATCGGGTTGGACGCGCACTCGGGAACGAATGCTGCTATTATCGAATATGATACAGATGAGGCACATGATGATTACCTGGTAACGCCGGCAATTACGGTTACTGCGGGTCTTAATGACTACTTCTCGTTTTGGGGCCGCAGCCTCGATCCCGGATATCCAGAAATGGTTGACGTATTGTTATCTACAACTGGCGCGAATGCTGCCGATTTTATGGTAACGCTACAGGCAAACGTGGCACCTCCTGGTGGAGAAGATTACTACAAATTCTCTTATGACCTGAGCGATTATGTAGGACAAACGGTATATATCGCCTTTCATTCGACTACAACCAATGAATTTATTTTTGAGGTGGATGACGTGGTTAGCACTGCGTTGCCAAGCTGCCTTGAGCCAACTGCAATGACGGCTTCAAACATTACTGATACGTCGGCAGATGTGAGCTGGGCTTCAGCAGGAAATAATTTCGAGATTGAATACGGCCCTGAAGGGTTTATACAGGGAACCGGCATTATGGCTACGTCGACCACGCCTTCAGTGTCATTGTCTAACCTTGACCAGAATACGGTATATGATGTTTACGTAAGGCAGAATTGCGGTGCCAATGGTTTCAGTGAATATGCCTTGTTTTCATTCATGACAATAGAAACTCCTGCGGTTAATGATGAGTGCAGCGGGGCAGTGGAATTGTTCCCTGGAGTTGATTTTGATGGCGGTGTGCTGGATTCAACCAATCTTGGTGCTACTTCCTCCAGTGATCTTCCAAGCTGCCAGGCTTCTGCGACAAGGGACGTTTGGTTCAAGGTAGTTGTGCCTGCGGATGGAAACCTGACACTAGAAACGGCGCTCGCCACAGATTCTGAAAACGACGATACAGTGATGATTGCTTATACGGGAACCTGTGGAAACCTTACAGAAATCGATTGTAATGACGACAATACCGCGGATAACAGCCTTTTCTCGAAACTGGAACTCACAGGGCTTACGGCGGGTGAAACAATTTATGTTGCGGTTTGGCAGTACGACAGCGATTTCTTCGGAAGTACTCCGGGTGCTTTCAGGATGTCGGCTTATAATACGCCTTTGGCTGTAGGGAATCAGGATGTGAATGCCTTTAAATATTACCCAAATCCGGTGAAGGACAAACTAAACCTGTCTTATGACCAGAGCATCACCAGTGTGGCTGTTACGAATATGTTCGGGCAGCAGGTTTTGGCTAAAAACATCAATGCATCTGCAACGGAACTTGATTTGTCTGCGCTTGCACAAGGCACTTATGTGGTGAAAGTGAATACTGCTGACGCTGTGAAAGTGGTGAAGGTGGTGAAACAATAA